The sequence GTCTTTGTCCACTATTTGTTCCTAGTCTTGGCTCATTAAACGAGGCTCGATCACTCCATCCTGGTCTAAGATTATTTAAATCTCTATCTATTACTCCTTTATAGCAGCCAAGATTGTAGGGGAAAGTATCTGTTGCGTAGTATCTATATTTACCATCAGCTCCAAACATTCCATTACATTTATCGAGATCTCCTGAGCCTTCAACAAATTCAAATTTCTCCCAAGCTGATTTAATAGAAGGATCAATTAGCTCCCAGCTGCTATCTAAAATTTTAAAGTTAGTTTTTTTACATTTGTCGTCTTTACATTCTTGCCAGCTGCCTTTTACTTTCCTAAGATCATTGCATTGTTGATCTATACATACATAGGGCGCCATAATAGGAAAACCGTCAAACGAATAACCTAATATGGATGAGGCTAAGTCTTGCGCTGTACTAAATGGACATTCCGGACGAGCATGGAAATGGTAGCTTCCATTTGGGCCAATATGGCCTCCACAACTATCTAGTATGTCATCCAATTTTGCATCTCCATAGCCCAAATCGCCGGCTTCGTTTGGAGAGTATATAGGTATGCCCGTTATCGTAACTGCTACAGGTCCAAGATAGGGTATCTCTGAAGGAGTATCGGCAATTTTTGGATTTAGTGGTATTTTCCAGTGGTAGTTTTGTGCTGATATAGAGTTCGGAGTAATCCTCTCAGCTTTGTAAGTAGGCATGCCATTGCTCTTCACAATAAGATAATTCCCTTCACAAAAAACCTGATCAGAAGCAGGTACCTGATCAATGTTGGATTGTTGATATTCTGAGAGATTTAAAAAATTCACAGCCGGGCAATCTTCATTATCTGCAAGGCTAAAAGATGTCATAAAAAGAAAAAATAATGTTAGAAGAGCATTAATTCTTATCATAGTATTCCCCCTTTTTTTCTAATTATTAATAATGGTAATTGCCCTTTGAGATTATAATTCAAAATTATATTATCCCGTCATCTAATATTAATCTATATATTCTCATAATATACTACGAGTGAGTACATAACAAAGATATACAATATAGAATGCAATAACTTGGCACTAGATCTAGATTCTGAAAATAGAGATAAGATTGTTTCTTGTGACTATTCTGGTAGATCAGCCCAAACATCGCCCTCACAAAATACTTCGATGGTCCCAGTTTCAAATCTCTCAAGTTCTTCCTGATTTACATATGAAATACAGGAATTAACTGTCCTGCTCTGTCCCAAATATGATGGGTCAACCCAAAGCTGCACACTCTCTAAGTTCAGATCGCTAGGCTGATCTGGACCATGTCCGGCACACGGGTTGTCCACGCCATTATATACACCTGTAGTACCAATAGCACAGTCGACAAAATCAAACCCTGCATCTTCACAAATAAACATCTCTGGTTTAGCTAAATAATATGCTGCATTAATATCAAAAGTATCCATAACATCCATTCCTAGCAATTCGGCTAACTCTTCTAGGCGATCCTGTGATGCTCTGGAGAGAAGCTGTGATCTAGCACCGCACTCGGGATCTCCTAGAGAATCTATTTGCTCATCAGTGTATAGGCTACTCGAAGAAATCGAAAAATTGATGAACGTAAATGGAATAGTCGACTGTTCTAAAACCACTTGTGCTGCACGATTGTCCTGCGCAACATTAAAGTCTGTAAAGATAACATCAGGGGCAAAATCATAGGCTAGCAGTTGATCCGGTGCGCGTCCGCCAAGGAACACTATTTCTTCAATCTTATCTAAGACATCTGGGAAATTTAACACTAAGCATGCTATATCGGTCAGCGGTCCCAAAGCAAGAATGGTAACCAGATCTTCACTTTCTTCCAGCAAATCAGCCATTGCTTGAACACCAACATTTATACATAACTGTGGCTCGGATTCATCTCCATTTATGCCTCCTGTCCAGATAATGTCATCAGGAAGAGCAAGTGGTATTTGTGAGCCTCGAGAAATTGGGCCATTCCATACTCCCGGCGTATCTAAGAAGGTCTGATTTGCAGCAAAGAAAGTAGCAGGTTCTATATTATTTCCGTGCACAGTTACAACAGCTAAAACCTCTGCATCTACATAGCTAGTCATTAACTCAATAGCATACGAATCATCTGTATCTGATGGACTGCTAGATGTCCCATTAACAAGACCCGCCCCTACGTCTGAAGAAATTATTATCTTCTTAGTATTGTCTTGACTGTTGGAGTTGTTTGAGCAGGAATACGCAAGTACGAATAAAGGAATAATCAAAATCAACAAGAAATTTCTATGATATGCCATCGATAACCCTCCAGTTATATTCTAATCAAGACTATATCACTTCTGATTATATAGAACAACATATTAGGAATCTGATTTTAAACTAAGATTCTGTATAATAATTTTCCAGAGCTTATTATGAGTAAGATTGATATTTCAAAACATAACGCCCACGCATGGAATGAGGAGTCTATAGAGGAGAGCCCGTGGTGCACTCCGGTATCGAGTGAAGAAATCCAGGCGGCTAAGAATGGAGATGTAAGACTAAGACTGACGCCAAACAAATTTGTGCCCAATGAGTGGATCAAAGACATAAAGGGTAGAGAAGTATTGTGCGTTGGATCAGGCGGAGGACAGCAGGCTCCTATTATTGCCGCAGCCGGCGCAAATGTGATAAGTGTCGATATTTCTGAGGAGCAGCTAAAAAAAGATTTATTTGTAGCAAACCGAGATGGCTTAAAGCTACTCACAGTAATGGCAGACATGTCAGATCTTAGTGATTTTAAGGACTCCAGCTTTGATTATGTAGTGAATGCTGCTTCTACTGTCTTTGTTCCTGATGTTGAGAAAGTTTGGAAAGAGTTCTTTAGAGTACTAAAACCGGGTGGCGAGCTTTTAGCAGGAATGTTAAATCCGAGCTTTTTTCTATTTGACCATGCTGAAGCACAGAAAAAAGGCGTTTTAGAAGTAAAACACAACCTACCATACTCTGACGTTGATAGCCTAAATAAAACGGATTTCAAAAGGATTATCGATGACGAAGTGCCTATAGTTTGGAGCCACAGCCTACAAACTCTAATAGGCGGTCAGACTAAGGCAGGATTTGTGATAATGAGTTTCTATGAGGACTGGTGGTCAGGAGACGATACTCTACTTAATAAATTCTCACCGACCACTTTTGTAACTAGGTCAAAGAAGCCAGATTAATTATTCCCGAGCTTTGTATCTAAGAATAATCCGCCCGCTTCAAATGTTTTAGTGGGCTTACCTTTAACTAGTTCTGCATCAAATACAATGGCAGCGCCGTCAACTGTAGGATTAGACAGTATGAAAACACTATTTGTCTCAACTTCATCTTTAATTATTGAAAGTGTAGAGTTTGGGGGAATTGAATTGAAATTCTGCTCTCCCTCACCCCATATCTCAACAAACTTTTTAATTCCCATATGCCCTGATTCGAGAACGGGCTTATCAGAGAAATAGATAACGTTGCTCTGGCCATTGCCATTTAGTGATAGCTTGCCCTTTTCATAAGTTCCACTATCAAAATTTATAACAAACAAATAGTTTGGTCCTGCAGTTTGAGCATATGCTCCCGCTAATGAAAATATCAGAAAGAAAAAACCTATTAATAGCCTCTTCAAAACGTATCCCTCCAATAGGTATTATCTAAATAATATCCTGGTTACTTCTTTGTAATTAACTAGCTGTAATAAACTTATTGAGCACTGAATGCAAGAATTATATCAGGAGCCTTAGTAGAATTGCTTCTACCGCTGATACCTCCCATATCAAAAACCTCAACACTTACAATAACTTCAGGATTATCGGTCTTCGGGCTGATAGCTATTGTATGATCAAGAGGAGTATTTGCATATTTCCCAGCGTTTGCAAAAACAAGCACATCAGTATCGCCCTCAGTTGTTACTTCAAGCGTAGTAGGGAAAGGACCTATATACTTGCCTGGTGTGATGGTGCCATTCTGTGCTCTAACGACTATACTCTTTATGCCTCCTGGGTCATACCCTTTTACCTGTAAGTTTACAGAGCCATCCTTTGTCACAAAGCCGGTCTCATATCTTGGGCCAATTGTTCCAGAGAAAGGTACATATCCTGGTCCTACATCAT comes from Thermodesulfobacteriota bacterium and encodes:
- a CDS encoding nucleoside hydrolase; amino-acid sequence: MAYHRNFLLILIIPLFVLAYSCSNNSNSQDNTKKIIISSDVGAGLVNGTSSSPSDTDDSYAIELMTSYVDAEVLAVVTVHGNNIEPATFFAANQTFLDTPGVWNGPISRGSQIPLALPDDIIWTGGINGDESEPQLCINVGVQAMADLLEESEDLVTILALGPLTDIACLVLNFPDVLDKIEEIVFLGGRAPDQLLAYDFAPDVIFTDFNVAQDNRAAQVVLEQSTIPFTFINFSISSSSLYTDEQIDSLGDPECGARSQLLSRASQDRLEELAELLGMDVMDTFDINAAYYLAKPEMFICEDAGFDFVDCAIGTTGVYNGVDNPCAGHGPDQPSDLNLESVQLWVDPSYLGQSRTVNSCISYVNQEELERFETGTIEVFCEGDVWADLPE
- a CDS encoding YHYH protein, with the protein product MIRINALLTLFFLFMTSFSLADNEDCPAVNFLNLSEYQQSNIDQVPASDQVFCEGNYLIVKSNGMPTYKAERITPNSISAQNYHWKIPLNPKIADTPSEIPYLGPVAVTITGIPIYSPNEAGDLGYGDAKLDDILDSCGGHIGPNGSYHFHARPECPFSTAQDLASSILGYSFDGFPIMAPYVCIDQQCNDLRKVKGSWQECKDDKCKKTNFKILDSSWELIDPSIKSAWEKFEFVEGSGDLDKCNGMFGADGKYRYYATDTFPYNLGCYKGVIDRDLNNLRPGWSDRASFNEPRLGTNSGQRPPGGQRGNSSSMRGHPDLGVAANRLGIPENELRRALGPPPPDLQQAAQELGISVNELRDALHNQ
- a CDS encoding class I SAM-dependent methyltransferase; translation: MSKIDISKHNAHAWNEESIEESPWCTPVSSEEIQAAKNGDVRLRLTPNKFVPNEWIKDIKGREVLCVGSGGGQQAPIIAAAGANVISVDISEEQLKKDLFVANRDGLKLLTVMADMSDLSDFKDSSFDYVVNAASTVFVPDVEKVWKEFFRVLKPGGELLAGMLNPSFFLFDHAEAQKKGVLEVKHNLPYSDVDSLNKTDFKRIIDDEVPIVWSHSLQTLIGGQTKAGFVIMSFYEDWWSGDDTLLNKFSPTTFVTRSKKPD